A DNA window from Bacteroides cellulosilyticus contains the following coding sequences:
- the nifJ gene encoding pyruvate:ferredoxin (flavodoxin) oxidoreductase has product MTKQKKFITCDGNQAAAHISYMFSEVAAIYPITPSSTMAEYVDEWAAAGRKNIFGETVLVQEMQSEAGAAGAVHGSLQAGALTSTYTASQGLLLMIPNMYKIAGEFLPCVFHVSARTLASHALCIFGDHQDVMSTRMTGFAMLAEGSVQEVMDLSGVAHLSTIKARVPFVNFFDGFRTSHEIQKIEMLENDDLAPLLDQEALAEFRARALNPMNPVARGMAENPDHFFQHRESCNNYYEAVPAIVEEYMNEISKITGRKYGLFDYYGAEDAERVIIAMGSVTEAAREAIDHLMANGEKVGMVAVHLYRPFSAKHFLAAVPKTAKTIAVLDRTKEPGANGEPLYLDVKDCYYGTADAPVIVGGRYGLGSKDTTPAQIIAVFKNLAMPMPKNHFTIGIVDDVTFTSLPQEEEIALGGASMFEAKFYGLGADGTVGANKNSVKIIGDNTDKHCQAYFSYDSKKSGGFTCSHLRFGDTPIRSTYLVNTPNFVACHVQAYLHMYDVTRGLRKNGTFLLNTIWEGEELAKNLPTRVKKYFAKNNISVYYINATQIAQEIGLGNRTNTILQSAFFRITGVIPVDLAVEQMKKFIQKSYGKKGEDIVNKNYAAVDRGGEYKQLTVDPAWVNLADDAKTENNDPAFINEVVRPINAQDGDLLPVSAFKGIEDGTWYQGTAKYEKRGVAAFVPEWNAENCIQCNKCAYVCPHASIRPFVLDAEEQKGANFEMLKAVGKVFDGMTFRIQVDVLDCLGCGNCADICPGNPKKGGKALTMKHLESQLNQVPNWDYCAEKVASKQHLVDVKANVKNSQFATPLFEFSGACSGCGETPYVKLITQLFGDREMVANATGCSSIYSGSVPSTPYTKNEKGQGPAWANSLFEDFCEFGLGMELANEKMRDRIVKLFNQILEGENAPAEAKEVLKAWIENMYDADKTKELAPQIEAIIEQGIAAGCPISKELKGLTQYLVKRSQWIIGGDGASYDIGYGGLDHVIASGKDVNILVLDTEVYSNTGGQSSKATPVGAIAKFAAAGKRVRKKDLGLMATTYGYVYVAQIAMGADQAQTLKAIREAEAYPGPSLIIAYAPCINHGLKLGMGKSQAEEEKAVKCGYWHLWRYNPALEAEGKNPFQLDSKEPDWAGFQDFLKSEVRYSSVMKQYPSEAAELFQAAEDNAKWRYNSYKRLSKGNWGADAE; this is encoded by the coding sequence ATGACTAAACAGAAGAAATTCATTACTTGTGATGGTAACCAGGCTGCTGCGCATATCTCGTATATGTTCTCTGAAGTAGCTGCTATCTATCCCATCACTCCCTCTTCTACGATGGCTGAGTACGTAGACGAATGGGCTGCCGCAGGACGCAAAAACATCTTCGGCGAAACAGTATTGGTACAGGAAATGCAATCGGAAGCCGGTGCTGCCGGAGCCGTTCACGGTTCATTGCAAGCCGGTGCGTTGACTTCAACGTACACTGCATCTCAAGGTCTGCTGCTGATGATCCCGAATATGTACAAGATTGCCGGTGAATTCCTGCCTTGCGTATTCCACGTATCAGCCCGTACACTGGCTTCTCACGCTCTGTGTATCTTCGGTGACCACCAGGATGTTATGTCAACCCGTATGACAGGTTTCGCTATGTTGGCAGAAGGTTCTGTACAGGAAGTTATGGACCTCTCCGGTGTTGCTCACTTGTCAACTATCAAAGCTCGTGTACCGTTCGTTAATTTCTTCGACGGCTTCCGTACTTCTCACGAAATCCAGAAGATCGAGATGCTGGAAAATGACGATCTCGCTCCGCTGCTTGACCAGGAAGCTTTGGCTGAATTCCGTGCCCGCGCATTGAATCCGATGAATCCGGTTGCCCGTGGTATGGCTGAAAACCCCGACCACTTCTTCCAGCACCGTGAATCATGCAACAACTACTACGAAGCAGTTCCTGCTATTGTAGAAGAATACATGAATGAAATTTCTAAAATCACAGGACGTAAATACGGCTTGTTCGATTACTATGGTGCTGAAGACGCAGAACGCGTAATCATCGCTATGGGTTCTGTAACCGAAGCTGCCCGCGAAGCTATCGACCACTTGATGGCTAATGGCGAAAAGGTAGGTATGGTTGCCGTACACCTGTATCGTCCATTCTCTGCTAAGCACTTCCTGGCTGCTGTGCCTAAGACTGCTAAGACTATTGCAGTTCTTGACCGTACGAAGGAACCGGGTGCTAACGGCGAACCGTTGTACCTCGATGTAAAAGACTGCTACTATGGTACAGCCGATGCTCCGGTAATCGTAGGCGGTCGTTACGGTTTGGGTTCTAAGGATACCACTCCTGCTCAGATCATTGCCGTATTCAAGAATCTGGCTATGCCGATGCCGAAGAACCACTTCACTATCGGTATCGTAGACGACGTAACCTTCACTTCACTTCCTCAGGAAGAAGAAATCGCATTGGGCGGCGCAAGCATGTTCGAGGCTAAATTCTACGGACTGGGTGCTGATGGTACAGTAGGTGCTAACAAGAACTCTGTGAAAATCATCGGTGACAATACCGACAAACACTGCCAGGCTTACTTCTCTTACGACTCAAAGAAGTCAGGTGGTTTCACTTGTTCTCACTTGCGTTTCGGTGATACTCCGATCCGTTCTACATACTTGGTAAACACTCCGAACTTTGTGGCTTGCCACGTTCAGGCTTACCTGCACATGTATGATGTAACCCGCGGTTTGCGCAAGAACGGTACATTCCTGCTGAATACAATCTGGGAAGGCGAAGAACTGGCTAAGAACCTGCCTACCCGCGTGAAGAAGTATTTTGCTAAGAACAATATCTCTGTATACTATATCAACGCAACTCAGATTGCACAGGAAATCGGTTTGGGTAACCGTACCAATACAATCCTGCAATCTGCATTCTTCCGTATCACAGGTGTAATTCCTGTTGACCTGGCTGTAGAACAGATGAAGAAATTCATCCAGAAGTCTTACGGTAAGAAGGGTGAAGATATCGTAAACAAGAACTATGCTGCCGTTGACCGTGGTGGTGAATACAAGCAATTGACTGTTGATCCTGCTTGGGTTAATCTGGCTGACGACGCTAAGACTGAAAACAATGATCCTGCATTCATCAACGAAGTAGTTCGTCCGATCAACGCACAAGATGGTGACTTGCTGCCGGTATCTGCATTCAAGGGCATCGAAGACGGTACTTGGTATCAAGGTACAGCTAAATACGAAAAACGTGGTGTAGCTGCTTTCGTTCCCGAATGGAATGCTGAAAACTGTATCCAGTGTAACAAGTGTGCTTATGTTTGTCCTCACGCTTCTATCCGTCCGTTCGTTCTGGATGCTGAAGAGCAGAAGGGTGCAAACTTCGAGATGCTGAAAGCTGTAGGTAAAGTATTCGACGGTATGACATTCCGTATCCAGGTTGATGTTCTCGACTGTCTGGGTTGCGGTAACTGTGCCGACATCTGTCCGGGTAATCCGAAGAAGGGTGGCAAAGCCTTGACTATGAAACATCTGGAAAGCCAGTTGAACCAAGTTCCTAACTGGGATTACTGCGCTGAAAAGGTAGCAAGCAAGCAACATCTGGTTGATGTTAAAGCTAACGTAAAGAACTCTCAGTTCGCTACTCCGTTGTTTGAATTCTCAGGCGCTTGCTCCGGTTGTGGTGAAACTCCGTATGTGAAGTTGATCACTCAGTTGTTCGGTGACCGCGAAATGGTAGCCAATGCAACAGGATGTTCTTCTATCTACTCCGGTTCAGTACCTTCTACTCCTTATACTAAGAACGAAAAAGGTCAAGGTCCTGCTTGGGCAAACTCTTTGTTCGAAGACTTCTGTGAGTTTGGTTTGGGTATGGAACTCGCTAATGAAAAGATGCGCGACCGTATCGTGAAACTGTTTAACCAGATTCTGGAAGGCGAAAATGCTCCTGCTGAAGCTAAGGAAGTATTGAAAGCATGGATTGAAAACATGTACGATGCAGACAAGACTAAAGAACTTGCACCTCAGATCGAGGCTATCATCGAGCAAGGCATCGCTGCCGGCTGCCCGATCAGCAAGGAACTGAAAGGCTTGACTCAATATTTAGTAAAACGCAGCCAGTGGATCATCGGTGGTGACGGTGCTTCTTACGATATCGGTTACGGTGGTCTCGACCATGTAATCGCCAGCGGTAAGGACGTTAACATCCTGGTTCTGGATACTGAGGTTTACTCTAACACAGGTGGTCAGTCTTCTAAGGCTACTCCGGTGGGTGCTATCGCTAAATTTGCTGCTGCCGGCAAGCGTGTACGTAAGAAAGACCTCGGTTTGATGGCTACTACTTACGGTTACGTTTACGTAGCTCAGATTGCTATGGGTGCCGACCAGGCTCAGACTCTGAAAGCAATCCGCGAAGCTGAAGCTTATCCCGGACCGTCACTCATCATCGCTTACGCTCCGTGTATCAACCACGGTCTGAAGCTGGGTATGGGCAAGAGCCAGGCTGAGGAAGAAAAGGCTGTTAAGTGCGGTTACTGGCACTTGTGGCGTTACAACCCGGCTTTGGAAGCTGAAGGCAAGAATCCGTTCCAGTTGGATAGCAAAGAACCGGATTGGGCTGGATTCCAGGACTTCCTGAAGAGCGAGGTTCGTTACTCTTCTGTAATGAAACAATATCCTTCAGAAGCTGCTGAACTGTTCCAAGCTGCCGAAGACAATGCCAAGTGGCGTTATAACAGCTACAAGCGTCTGTCCAAAGGAAACTGGGGTGCTGATGCCGAATAA
- a CDS encoding PfkB family carbohydrate kinase encodes MKYDLCCIGYITLDKVVTPQKTVHMPGGTSFYFAHAIKHLSTEGFQLVTALADSEMPVVDDLRIDGIEVKVLPSIHSICFENIYGEDTNERKQRVTAKADPFTIEGLQDVNARIFHLGSLLADDFSLDVIKYLAGKGLLSLDVQGYLREVQNEEVLAVDWAEKAEALKYIHILKANEHEMEVLTQCSDPYDAAVKLADWGVKEVLLTLGDKGSLIYVDERFYEIPAYPVENVADATGCGDTYMAGYLYMRKRGASYQEAGCFAAAMCSVKLQSYGPFGGTEEDVHSLIKKENAVI; translated from the coding sequence ATGAAATACGATCTTTGTTGTATCGGATATATTACTTTGGATAAAGTAGTTACTCCGCAGAAAACTGTGCACATGCCCGGAGGAACCTCTTTCTATTTTGCGCATGCCATCAAACACCTGAGTACGGAAGGATTCCAACTTGTCACCGCCTTGGCTGATAGCGAGATGCCGGTGGTGGATGATTTGAGGATAGACGGCATTGAAGTGAAAGTACTCCCCAGCATCCATTCCATCTGCTTTGAGAATATTTATGGCGAGGATACCAATGAAAGAAAGCAGCGGGTTACTGCTAAGGCTGATCCTTTTACGATTGAAGGTTTGCAGGATGTAAATGCCCGGATTTTTCATTTGGGTAGTTTACTGGCGGATGATTTTTCACTGGATGTTATCAAATATCTTGCCGGGAAAGGATTACTTTCTCTTGATGTACAGGGTTATTTGCGTGAAGTACAGAACGAAGAAGTATTGGCGGTGGACTGGGCTGAAAAGGCAGAAGCCTTGAAATATATCCATATCCTGAAAGCTAATGAACACGAAATGGAGGTACTTACGCAATGCTCAGATCCTTATGATGCTGCTGTTAAATTGGCGGACTGGGGAGTGAAGGAAGTCTTGCTGACTTTGGGAGACAAAGGCTCACTTATTTATGTTGATGAACGATTCTATGAAATTCCGGCATATCCGGTAGAGAATGTTGCCGATGCTACCGGTTGTGGGGATACGTATATGGCGGGCTATCTGTATATGCGTAAAAGAGGAGCATCTTATCAGGAAGCCGGTTGTTTTGCCGCTGCCATGTGTTCCGTCAAACTACAGAGCTACGGTCCGTTCGGTGGAACGGAGGAAGACGTACATAGCTTAATAAAAAAAGAAAATGCCGTAATTTAA
- a CDS encoding substrate-binding domain-containing protein: MRRYNVYLLLTLLSLFGLAASCARHEPRFRIGVSQCSDDEWRHQMNNEMLREALFYDEVEIDIRTVKDDNARQIEDIRNFIEEGVDLLVIAPNEAAPITPVVEEAYDRGIPVIVFDRKILSDKYTAYIGADNYELGKAIGHYVANMLHGQGNVVEISGLTGSTPAMDRHQGFVSAISPYPGIKLLAREDAGWLRSEAGQKMDTLLTHFPQIDVVYAQNDRMAAGAYAVVRQKGRAGEMRFIGTDALSGEGYGVEQVLKGELDATFIYPTGGDRVIQIAMDILNKRDFPRETILNTSVVDSTNAQIMQMQTTHIATLDGKIETLNGKMNHYLDRYATQQVVLFGSLLVLLLVVGLLVAVYLSLRTKNRLNRELSRQKEILEAQKQQLTQQKEQLIQQKEQLEQLSHELEAATHAKLVFFTNVSHDFRTPLTLIADPINQLLADKSLGEHSRQLLELMKKNVNILLRLVNQILDFRKVENGRMELHLEPFDLLSNFRSWNDSFRMALLKKHISFSFEAMPDADFRIMADCEKMERIYFNLLSNAVKYTPENGKIVVSLQADVVSLRFSVFNSGSYVSSQEVDAIFERFYQIDGHQAGTGIGLALVRAFVEMHGGQITAQSDEKGTTFAVLLPAQSISQYHPTVVTLPAEETEVSATLVESELSADEEEAGATGRPTVLVIDDNADIRHYVKTLLAEEYHVLDAPEAATGIRLAMKYVPDVIVSDVMMPGMDGVECCRRLKTELQTCHIPVILLTACSLDEQRIQGYNGGADSYISKPFNSQLLLSRIRNLIDSRRQLRQFFGDNQTLAKENISDMDKDFVSRFKALVEEKMRDPELNVEDLGKDMGLSRVQLYRKLKSLTNYAPNELLRQARLKKAISLLASSEMTVAEIAYEVGFSSPSYFTKCYKEQFGESPTDFLKRKNL, translated from the coding sequence ATGAGAAGATACAATGTTTATTTGTTGCTAACTTTACTTTCCCTCTTTGGATTGGCAGCTTCGTGCGCCCGGCATGAACCTCGTTTCCGTATCGGGGTATCCCAGTGCAGCGACGATGAGTGGCGTCACCAGATGAATAACGAGATGCTGCGCGAAGCACTCTTCTATGATGAAGTGGAAATCGACATCCGCACCGTGAAGGATGATAATGCCCGTCAGATAGAGGACATCCGCAATTTCATCGAGGAAGGCGTGGACTTACTGGTCATTGCCCCCAACGAAGCCGCCCCCATCACTCCGGTAGTGGAAGAAGCATACGACCGCGGCATCCCTGTCATTGTCTTCGACCGCAAGATACTTTCCGATAAATACACCGCTTATATCGGTGCCGACAATTATGAATTAGGAAAAGCCATCGGGCATTATGTGGCTAATATGCTTCACGGACAAGGCAATGTAGTGGAGATATCCGGTCTGACCGGTTCCACGCCGGCGATGGACCGCCATCAGGGCTTTGTCTCTGCCATTTCCCCTTACCCCGGCATCAAGCTTCTGGCTCGCGAAGATGCCGGATGGTTACGTTCCGAGGCAGGACAGAAGATGGATACGCTGCTGACGCACTTCCCTCAGATAGATGTGGTGTATGCGCAGAATGACCGGATGGCTGCAGGCGCTTATGCTGTTGTCCGACAGAAAGGTAGGGCAGGAGAGATGCGTTTCATTGGTACGGATGCCCTGTCCGGCGAAGGATATGGTGTGGAACAGGTGCTGAAAGGCGAACTGGATGCCACATTTATTTATCCCACCGGTGGCGACCGGGTGATACAGATAGCAATGGACATTCTGAATAAACGTGATTTCCCGCGCGAAACGATATTAAATACCTCTGTTGTGGACAGTACCAATGCCCAGATTATGCAGATGCAGACCACGCATATTGCCACCCTTGACGGAAAAATAGAGACGCTAAACGGAAAGATGAATCATTATCTTGACCGTTACGCCACGCAACAGGTAGTGCTGTTTGGTAGTCTGTTAGTGCTCCTGCTGGTTGTCGGCCTGTTGGTTGCCGTTTATCTTTCGTTGCGCACTAAGAACCGTCTGAACCGGGAACTTTCCCGCCAGAAGGAGATACTGGAAGCGCAGAAGCAACAGTTGACGCAACAGAAGGAGCAACTTATCCAGCAAAAGGAGCAGTTGGAACAACTTTCCCATGAATTGGAAGCAGCCACTCACGCCAAGCTGGTGTTCTTTACCAATGTTTCTCATGATTTCCGTACTCCGCTGACTCTGATTGCTGACCCCATAAACCAGCTTCTTGCTGATAAATCCCTCGGGGAACATTCCCGTCAGTTATTGGAACTGATGAAGAAGAACGTTAATATCCTTCTTCGTCTCGTCAATCAAATCCTTGATTTCCGCAAAGTAGAGAACGGGCGCATGGAACTTCATCTGGAGCCTTTCGACCTGTTGAGCAATTTCCGTAGCTGGAATGATTCCTTCCGCATGGCTCTCCTGAAAAAGCATATATCTTTCTCCTTCGAAGCCATGCCCGATGCGGATTTCCGCATCATGGCGGACTGCGAGAAGATGGAGCGCATCTACTTCAATCTGTTGTCCAATGCCGTGAAGTATACCCCTGAGAATGGAAAGATAGTCGTGAGCCTGCAAGCCGATGTCGTGAGTCTTCGCTTCTCCGTCTTCAACTCCGGCAGCTACGTTTCTTCCCAGGAAGTGGATGCCATCTTTGAGCGTTTCTATCAGATAGATGGTCATCAGGCGGGCACAGGCATCGGACTGGCTCTTGTACGCGCCTTTGTGGAGATGCATGGCGGGCAAATCACTGCTCAGAGTGATGAGAAGGGAACGACATTTGCCGTCCTTCTTCCGGCTCAGAGCATTTCCCAATATCATCCTACCGTGGTGACGCTGCCTGCCGAAGAGACGGAAGTTTCCGCTACGTTAGTAGAAAGCGAGTTATCGGCTGATGAAGAGGAGGCAGGAGCAACGGGACGTCCCACAGTATTGGTTATTGATGATAATGCCGATATCCGTCATTATGTAAAGACGCTGCTCGCCGAAGAATATCATGTATTGGATGCACCGGAAGCGGCTACAGGCATACGCCTTGCCATGAAGTACGTCCCCGATGTGATTGTTTCCGATGTAATGATGCCCGGTATGGATGGTGTGGAGTGTTGCCGCCGTCTGAAAACGGAATTGCAGACTTGCCATATCCCTGTCATCCTTCTCACTGCCTGTTCGCTTGATGAGCAACGCATCCAGGGATACAATGGAGGTGCGGACTCTTATATCTCCAAGCCTTTCAATTCGCAATTGCTCTTGTCCCGTATCCGTAATCTGATAGATTCCCGTCGTCAGCTTCGACAGTTTTTTGGTGATAACCAGACGTTGGCGAAAGAGAATATCAGCGATATGGATAAGGATTTCGTTTCCCGCTTCAAGGCTCTTGTGGAAGAGAAAATGAGAGATCCGGAACTGAATGTGGAAGACTTAGGCAAAGATATGGGACTGAGCCGCGTGCAACTCTACCGTAAACTGAAGTCACTCACTAACTATGCTCCCAATGAATTGCTGCGCCAGGCACGCCTTAAAAAAGCAATTTCCCTGTTGGCTTCTTCAGAAATGACGGTTGCGGAAATTGCTTATGAAGTCGGTTTCTCTTCTCCGTCTTATTTCACGAAGTGTTATAAGGAACAATTCGGTGAAAGTCCGACGGATTTCTTAAAACGGAAGAATTTATAG
- a CDS encoding alpha-galactosidase, with protein sequence MKNLLVTLFAFASLTYAHAAEKETIRISTDNTDLVLQVGENGRLYQTYLGEKLLHQQDLQNFRWNIHAGSDGSVSKRGWEVYSGSGNEDYFEPAIAITHNDGNPSTILYYVSSSFKPVEGGTETVINLRDNQYPVDVALHYVAYPKENVIKTWSEIKHQEKKPVMLSTYASTMLYFNNSSYYLTEFSSDWAKEAQMSSQQLQFGKKVIDTKLGSRAAMHTHPFFEVGLDQPVNEHQGDVLMGTLGWTGNFRFTFEVDNVGNLRVIPAINPYASNYELKPNEVFTTPEFIFTLSYDGASQGSRNLHEWARNYSLKDGKGSRLTLLNNWENTGFNFDQEILAELMKEAKHLGVDMFLLDDGWFANKYPRKNDHAGLGDWEVTHDKLPGGIPALVKAAKDADVKFGIWIEPEMVNPKSELFEKHPDWAIHLPNRETYYYRNQLVLDLSNPKVQDHVYGVVENIMKENPDVAFFKWDCNSPITNIYSAYLKDKQGQLYIDHVRGIYNVLKRVKANYPNVPMMLCSGGGARCDYEALKYFTEFWCSDNTDPVERIYIQWGFSQFFPAKAMDAHVTSWNKATSIKFRTDVASMCKLGFDIGLKELTADELTYCQTAVANWKRLQNAIMDGDQYRLVSPYEGNHMALNYVSKDANKAVLFAYDIHPRFQEKLLAVKLQGLDPNKQYKVEEINLMPAASSGLVANGKVYSGDYLMKVGLDVFGLGQTQSRVIELTAQ encoded by the coding sequence ATGAAAAATTTACTCGTAACTCTCTTTGCATTCGCATCCCTGACGTATGCCCATGCAGCGGAAAAAGAAACTATCCGCATTTCTACGGACAACACCGACCTGGTGCTCCAGGTAGGCGAAAACGGTCGCTTGTATCAAACGTATCTGGGCGAGAAACTCTTGCACCAGCAGGATTTGCAGAACTTCCGTTGGAATATACATGCCGGGTCGGACGGTAGTGTGAGCAAGCGCGGCTGGGAAGTGTATAGCGGTTCCGGCAATGAAGATTACTTTGAACCTGCCATCGCCATCACTCATAATGACGGCAATCCGTCAACGATTCTTTATTACGTTTCTTCCTCATTCAAGCCTGTAGAAGGTGGTACGGAAACCGTGATAAACCTGCGCGATAACCAGTATCCGGTAGACGTGGCACTGCATTATGTGGCCTATCCCAAAGAGAACGTCATCAAGACGTGGAGCGAGATAAAGCATCAGGAGAAGAAACCTGTCATGCTCTCCACTTATGCCTCCACCATGCTCTACTTCAATAATTCCAGCTATTACCTGACCGAGTTCAGCAGTGACTGGGCGAAAGAAGCGCAGATGAGCAGTCAGCAATTGCAGTTTGGCAAGAAAGTGATTGACACGAAGCTGGGAAGCCGTGCTGCCATGCACACCCATCCCTTCTTTGAAGTGGGACTGGACCAACCGGTGAACGAACACCAGGGCGACGTCTTGATGGGTACACTGGGCTGGACGGGCAACTTCCGTTTCACTTTCGAAGTGGACAATGTGGGTAATCTCCGCGTAATCCCTGCCATCAACCCTTATGCATCGAACTACGAACTGAAACCGAATGAAGTGTTCACCACTCCCGAATTCATTTTCACTTTAAGTTATGATGGTGCCTCGCAAGGCAGTCGCAATCTGCACGAATGGGCGCGCAACTATAGTCTGAAAGATGGTAAAGGCAGCCGTCTGACCCTTTTGAATAACTGGGAAAATACAGGTTTCAATTTCGATCAGGAGATACTTGCCGAACTGATGAAGGAAGCCAAGCATTTGGGAGTGGATATGTTCCTGTTGGACGACGGCTGGTTTGCCAATAAATACCCGCGTAAGAATGACCATGCCGGTTTGGGCGATTGGGAAGTAACTCACGATAAACTGCCCGGTGGTATTCCTGCCTTAGTAAAAGCTGCCAAAGATGCGGATGTGAAGTTCGGCATCTGGATTGAACCGGAAATGGTGAACCCCAAGAGCGAACTCTTTGAGAAACATCCGGACTGGGCCATCCATTTGCCTAACCGTGAAACGTATTATTACCGCAATCAGTTGGTACTGGATCTCAGCAACCCGAAAGTGCAGGACCATGTATATGGTGTTGTAGAAAACATTATGAAAGAAAATCCCGATGTCGCTTTCTTCAAGTGGGATTGCAACAGCCCCATCACCAATATCTATTCCGCTTATCTGAAAGACAAACAGGGACAACTTTATATAGACCATGTGCGTGGTATATACAATGTTCTGAAACGTGTAAAGGCGAATTATCCCAATGTACCGATGATGCTTTGCTCCGGTGGCGGTGCGCGTTGCGATTACGAAGCATTGAAGTACTTCACGGAATTCTGGTGCAGTGACAATACCGACCCGGTGGAACGTATTTATATCCAGTGGGGTTTCTCCCAGTTCTTCCCCGCAAAGGCTATGGATGCCCATGTGACGAGCTGGAACAAGGCGACTTCCATAAAGTTCCGCACCGACGTGGCCTCCATGTGCAAACTTGGTTTCGATATCGGTCTGAAAGAACTTACCGCTGATGAACTGACTTATTGCCAGACAGCGGTAGCCAACTGGAAACGTCTCCAAAACGCTATAATGGATGGTGATCAATATCGTTTGGTGTCTCCGTATGAGGGCAATCACATGGCACTGAATTATGTAAGCAAGGATGCAAACAAGGCGGTTCTGTTTGCTTATGACATTCATCCGCGCTTTCAGGAAAAGCTGCTGGCAGTGAAATTGCAAGGTCTGGACCCGAACAAACAGTATAAAGTGGAGGAAATCAACCTGATGCCTGCTGCAAGTTCCGGATTGGTCGCTAATGGAAAAGTATATTCCGGTGATTATCTGATGAAAGTCGGGTTGGATGTATTTGGTTTAGGGCAAACTCAAAGCCGTGTTATTGAGCTGACTGCTCAATGA